In one window of Micromonospora cathayae DNA:
- a CDS encoding SRPBCC family protein, which produces MGDSGDHVVERQTVVDAPPQALVDLLDDVPAWPRFDPEGVHAHRLTDGGGGRYRYWTLAGDTAVRVWRLGCRTDRADGRITFEAVPEDGGPPVSGHWWLRERGAGTLVRLRLTSAGGTDVATLDRAAGAQLDTLRRAYRHRTEATPTVVTTDDSVLVAGSPHRAYDYLYDVRSWPHRLPHVSRLTLTEQPRNVQFFEMDAVLPDGTRHTTRSVRLCFPTRLIVYKQLTPAALMEGQLGRWRCEPTPEGTRLTAQHTLILKPGSLATLGIAPGAPDARQRLRDLFSTNSRTSLRLAKSWVEQPTDAARPG; this is translated from the coding sequence ACAGGCACTGGTCGACCTGCTGGACGACGTTCCCGCCTGGCCACGGTTCGATCCGGAGGGCGTCCACGCCCACCGCCTCACCGACGGCGGTGGCGGCCGGTACCGCTACTGGACGCTGGCGGGCGACACGGCGGTACGCGTCTGGCGGCTCGGCTGCCGGACGGACCGGGCGGACGGACGGATCACCTTCGAGGCGGTGCCCGAGGACGGTGGCCCACCCGTGTCCGGGCACTGGTGGCTGCGGGAACGGGGGGCCGGCACGCTCGTCCGGCTGCGGTTGACCTCGGCGGGCGGGACGGACGTGGCGACGCTGGACCGGGCCGCCGGCGCCCAGCTCGACACGCTCCGGCGGGCGTACCGGCACCGGACGGAGGCGACGCCGACGGTGGTGACCACCGACGACTCGGTCCTCGTCGCCGGCTCCCCGCACCGGGCCTACGACTACCTGTACGACGTACGGAGCTGGCCGCACCGACTGCCGCACGTCTCCCGGCTGACCCTCACCGAGCAGCCCCGCAACGTGCAGTTCTTCGAGATGGACGCCGTCCTGCCGGACGGCACCCGGCACACCACCCGCAGCGTCCGGCTGTGCTTTCCGACCCGGCTCATCGTCTACAAGCAGCTCACCCCGGCGGCGCTGATGGAGGGGCAACTCGGCCGGTGGCGGTGTGAGCCGACGCCGGAGGGGACGCGGCTGACCGCGCAGCACACGCTCATCCTGAAACCCGGCTCGCTCGCCACGCTCGGTATCGCACCCGGCGCGCCGGACGCCCGACAGCGACTGCGGGACCTCTTCTCGACCAACAGCCGGACCAGCCTGCGGCTGGCGAAGTCCTGGGTCGAGCAGCCCACCGATGCCGCCCGCCCCGGCTGA
- a CDS encoding class I SAM-dependent methyltransferase: MTSTALTPVAEFTDAPGDAVESSYRKLVRGLWDDGRLTEAALPTVPELVRALGTVGRDRRGHLAVLLGLLAEVEPEQDARPVHEAVRAGLAGYLDQLAAATDDYPFRLALLYLLAHFPADAAAIRPVVAGLRLDEDDLTRLERCLQQLDPDAPDLGRVWPAPSAWSLTEAERALDRKWISQLTPEQVRITWRNDTDSLLGYAGAKARWAVGNGDPVQLPGTVDTVPAGPAAPAGAPRHLAVLRCPVCRSGGLTADTGTDTGTVRCTDCATRYGMRNGCLDLSAGIDEKTTTVVADVLQESAVLENIAISYESRIRPAFLRVMGGNWSGGVTPVDEDRYLDDHVRPVDGPVLDLAAGSGRWTEVLARRFGADRVIGLDVNMSMLSCLRRRLPDVLAVRASALALPFADASLGAVNCWNALQALPDAAEAIAEVGRCLRPGGTFTVMTFRPSEDPVYAHFQMLHRFPSRPQQLLLFPPELIEGWLAAAGLTVRHRGGSGTFVFLTAVRGADRGE; this comes from the coding sequence ATGACCTCGACCGCCCTCACCCCGGTGGCGGAGTTCACCGACGCCCCCGGCGACGCCGTCGAATCCAGCTACCGGAAGCTGGTACGCGGACTGTGGGACGACGGACGGCTCACCGAGGCCGCCCTACCCACGGTGCCCGAGCTGGTGCGCGCGCTCGGCACGGTCGGCCGGGACCGCCGGGGCCACCTCGCGGTGCTGCTCGGCCTGCTCGCCGAGGTCGAGCCCGAGCAGGACGCCCGTCCGGTGCACGAGGCGGTACGCGCCGGCCTGGCCGGCTACCTCGACCAGCTCGCCGCCGCCACCGACGACTACCCGTTCCGGCTCGCCCTGCTCTACCTGCTCGCCCACTTCCCGGCGGACGCGGCGGCGATCCGGCCGGTGGTCGCCGGACTCCGGCTCGACGAGGACGACCTGACCCGGTTGGAGCGGTGCCTGCAACAGCTCGACCCGGACGCGCCGGACCTGGGGCGGGTCTGGCCCGCCCCCTCCGCGTGGAGCCTCACCGAGGCCGAGCGGGCCCTGGACCGGAAGTGGATCAGCCAGTTGACCCCGGAACAGGTGCGGATCACCTGGCGCAACGACACCGACTCGCTGCTGGGCTACGCCGGGGCGAAGGCCCGCTGGGCGGTCGGCAACGGTGACCCCGTCCAGCTGCCCGGTACCGTCGACACCGTGCCCGCCGGCCCGGCCGCCCCGGCGGGGGCACCCCGGCACCTCGCCGTCCTCCGGTGCCCGGTGTGCCGCTCGGGCGGGCTCACCGCCGACACCGGCACCGACACCGGCACCGTCCGGTGTACGGACTGCGCGACCCGGTACGGGATGCGCAACGGCTGCCTCGACCTGTCCGCCGGGATCGACGAGAAGACCACCACCGTGGTCGCGGACGTGTTGCAGGAGTCCGCGGTGCTGGAGAACATCGCCATCTCCTACGAGAGCCGCATCCGCCCGGCCTTCCTCCGGGTGATGGGTGGCAACTGGTCCGGCGGGGTGACGCCGGTCGACGAGGACCGCTACCTCGACGACCACGTCCGGCCGGTGGACGGCCCCGTCCTCGACCTGGCCGCCGGTTCGGGACGGTGGACCGAGGTGCTCGCCCGCCGGTTCGGTGCCGACCGGGTGATCGGCCTGGACGTCAACATGTCCATGCTGAGTTGCCTGCGCCGCCGGCTGCCGGACGTGTTGGCGGTGCGGGCCAGCGCGTTGGCGCTGCCCTTCGCCGACGCCAGCCTCGGCGCGGTGAACTGCTGGAACGCCCTCCAGGCGTTGCCCGACGCGGCGGAGGCGATCGCCGAGGTCGGCCGGTGCCTGCGGCCCGGGGGGACGTTCACGGTGATGACCTTCCGGCCGTCCGAGGACCCGGTCTACGCGCACTTCCAGATGCTGCACCGCTTCCCCAGCCGGCCACAGCAGTTGCTGCTGTTCCCGCCGGAGCTGATCGAGGGTTGGCTGGCGGCGGCGGGCCTGACCGTACGGCACCGCGGCGGGTCGGGAACGTTCGTGTTCCTCACCGCCGTACGCGGCGCGGACCGGGGGGAGTAG
- the fabG gene encoding 3-oxoacyl-ACP reductase FabG, whose amino-acid sequence MAARTAAVTGGTSGIGLAVARTLAEQGLTVFICGRDRARVEDTVRALRADGLPVDGRVCDVRSRSDVRAFMRAVATAGGVDVLVNNAGRSGGGPTAQLSPDLWTDLVDTNLTSVFTVTQEALTTGGMLSRDWGRVINIASTAGKQGVPLGAAYSASKGGVIAFSKALAKELAQHGITVNAVCPGYVDTPMADLVLDAYAELNGSTVETVRRQFEAKIPLGRYSTPEEVAALVGHLVRPEANSITGQAVNVCGGLGSY is encoded by the coding sequence ATGGCGGCGAGGACCGCAGCGGTGACCGGGGGGACGAGCGGGATCGGACTGGCCGTCGCCCGCACCCTGGCGGAACAGGGACTGACGGTGTTCATCTGCGGTCGGGACCGGGCCCGGGTCGAGGACACCGTGCGCGCGTTGCGCGCGGACGGCCTCCCGGTCGACGGCCGGGTGTGCGACGTGCGGTCCCGGTCGGACGTACGGGCGTTCATGCGGGCGGTGGCGACGGCCGGCGGGGTGGACGTCCTGGTCAACAACGCCGGTCGTAGTGGTGGCGGCCCCACCGCCCAGCTCTCCCCCGACCTGTGGACCGATCTCGTCGACACCAACCTGACCAGCGTGTTCACCGTGACGCAGGAGGCGTTGACCACCGGCGGAATGCTGTCCCGCGACTGGGGCCGGGTGATCAACATCGCGTCGACCGCCGGCAAGCAGGGGGTGCCGCTCGGCGCGGCGTACTCGGCGTCGAAGGGCGGGGTGATCGCCTTCAGCAAGGCGCTCGCCAAGGAACTCGCGCAGCACGGCATCACCGTCAACGCGGTGTGTCCCGGCTACGTCGACACCCCGATGGCCGACCTGGTCCTGGACGCGTACGCCGAGCTGAACGGCAGCACCGTCGAGACGGTACGCCGCCAGTTCGAGGCGAAGATCCCGCTCGGCCGGTACAGCACCCCGGAGGAGGTCGCCGCCCTGGTCGGGCACCTGGTCCGGCCGGAGGCCAACTCGATCACCGGGCAGGCCGT